Proteins encoded by one window of Amaranthus tricolor cultivar Red isolate AtriRed21 chromosome 4, ASM2621246v1, whole genome shotgun sequence:
- the LOC130810363 gene encoding petal death protein-like, with protein sequence MGSLDASNVSIGRTTMHRLIAEEGSVLMPGIQDAFSAAICAKTGFKACFVSGFGVSAALLGLPDFGLLTTAEVVDVVRRITAAAPSLCVVVDGDTGGGGPLNVQRFIKDLIAAGAKGVFLEDQVWPKKCGHMRGKAVVPAEEHALKIAAAREAIGESDFFLVARTDARAPHGLQEAIRRANLYRESGADATFVEAPANIDELKEVVNGTKGLRIANMIEGGKTPLHTPGEFKEMGFHLIAHSLSTIYATTKALVDIMKVLKEKGTTRDDLDKIVTFSEFNDMISLESWYELENKFKNFTPKTA encoded by the exons ATGGGTTCACTTGATGCTAGTAATGTAAGCATTGGGAGGACCACAATGCACCGTCTGATCGCCGAGGAAGGATCAGTGTTGATGCCCGGTATCCAAGACGCTTTCTCCGCCGCCATTTGCGCTAAAACCGGCTTCAAAGCTTGCTTTGTCTCCGGTTTCGGTGTTTCCGCTGCTCTTCTTGGCTTGCCCGACTTTGGCTTGCTCAC AACCGCAGAAGTAGTAGACGTTGTCCGTAGAATTACTGCAGCTGCTCCTAGTTTATGTGTTGTTGTTGACGGAG ACACCGGAGGTGGTGGTCCTCTCAATGTCCAAAGATTCATTAAGGACTTGATTGCAGCTGGTGCTAAGGGTGTTTTCCTTGAG GACCAAGTATGGCCAAAGAAGTGCGGTCACATGCGCGGAAAGGCAGTTGTTCCTGCAGAAGAGCACGCACTTAAAATCGCTGCAGCAAGAGAAGCCATCGGTGAATCCGATTTCTTCTTGGTTGCAAGGACTGATGCCCGTGCACCCCACGGTCTTCAAGAAGCTATTAGACGTGCTAACCTTTATAGAGAG TCTGGAGCTGATGCCACCTTCGTCGAGGCACCAGCCAACATTGATGAGCTAAAGGAAGTTGTAAATGGTACCAAAGGTTTGAGAATTGCAAACATGATTGAAGGTGGAAAGACACCATTACATACACCAGGTGAGTTTAAGGAAATGGGATTCCACTTAATTGCCCATTCCCTATCAACAATCTATGCTACAACCAAGGCTTTGGTAGATATCATGAAGGTATTGAAGGAAAAGGGTACTACTAGGGATGATTTGGACAAGATTGTTACTTTCTCTGAATTTAATGACATGATTAGCTTGGAATCTTGGTATGAACTTGAAAATAAGTTCAAGAATTTCACCCCAAAAACTGCTTAA